A single window of Zea mays cultivar B73 chromosome 10, Zm-B73-REFERENCE-NAM-5.0, whole genome shotgun sequence DNA harbors:
- the LOC103641460 gene encoding rust resistance kinase Lr10 yields MSEFLVIALLLCLLKDGAYKATAWDDADFFSNCPPSRCSKHGPEIRYPFRLESSNTSSLCGAPFMKLGCYGDDTILVLPTVVIQYKVTAIDYRHGTLTLAPRVDNSSSSCKQKLMSVSLPRSIIKCENLYPCSLLCYFGYGMIVSCLREFTPSNLAVNYIFGPISCLSSAADFSYLVDRSASMSVLPLDCRVMPDSYFLMMDTRNDDSTFKEKAETILNFSGSQTTYLYNYPENCTLCEQGGQRCGFNPDRNQTFCINHGSHVKVIAATSSVATIVVLLLMVATGLYLSLKTRYNEEIHLKVEMFLKTYGTSKPTRYSFSELKKITRRFKEKVGQGGFGSVYKGELPNGVPVAIKMLENSIGEGEEFINEVATIGLIHHANIVRLLGFCSEGTRRALIYEYMPNESLEKYIFSNDSSISQDLLVPKKMVDIALGIARGMEYLHQGCNKRILHFDIKPHNILLDFNFNPKISDFGLAKLCARDQSIVTLTAARGTMGYMAPELYSRNFGGVSYKSDVYSFGMLVLEMLSGRRTSDPSVDSQNDVYLPEWIFERVITGQDLVLSREMTAAEKEKVKQLAMVALWCIQWNPKNRPSMTKVVNMLTGRLENLQMPPKPFV; encoded by the exons ATGTCTGAATTTCTTGTTATAGCTCTGCTGTTGTGTCTTCTCAAAGATGGAGCATACAAGGCCACGGCATGGGATGATGCCGACTTCTTCAGCAACTGCCCACCATCTCGGTGCAGCAAACATGGTCCGGAGATCAGGTACCCTTTCCGGCTCGAATCCAGCAATACCTCCTCATTATGCGgggcaccattcatgaagcttggaTGCTACGGCGACGACACCATTCTGGTTCTCCCAACAGTCGTTATCCAGTACAAAGTGACCGCCATAGATTACAGGCATGGTACCCTCACGCTCGCCCCGCGTGTGGACAACTCGTCTTCCTCCTGCAAGCAGAAGCTCATGTCAGTGTCCCTACCTCGCAGCATTATCAAATGTGAAAACCTGTACCCCTGCTCACTGCTATGCTATTTTGGATATGGAATGATAGTAAGCTGCTTAAGAGAGTTCACGCCAAGTAATCTTGCTGTTAATTACATCTTCGGCCCAATCTCGTGCCTTAGCAGCGCGGCCGACTTCTCCTATTTGGTGGATCGTTCTGCATCCATGTCTGTGCTTCCACTAGATTGCAGGGTCATGCCTGATAGCTACTTTCTGATGATGGACACTCGCAATGACGATTCAACATTCAAGGAGAAAGCAGAAACAATACTCAATTTCTCAGGTTCGCAAACAACCTACTTGTATAATTATCCAGAGAACTGCACACTGTGTGAACAAGGTGGGCAACGCTGTGGGTTCAATCCAGACAGGAATCAAACCTTCTGCATCAATCACG GCTCACACGTCAAAGTCATTGCAG CTACATCATCGGTGGCCACAATAGTGGTTCTTTTGTTAATGGTAGCCACTGGACTCTATCTTTCACTTAAGACAAGATATAATGAGGAGATACACTTGAAGGTCGAAATGTTTCTCAAGACATATGGCACCTCAAAACCCACAAGGTATAGCTTCTCTGAACTTAAGAAGATAACAAGGCGATTTAAGGAAAAAGTAGGTCAGGGTGGATTTGGGAGTGTATACAAAGGCGAGCTACCAAATGGAGTGCCTGTGGCAATCAAAATGTTAGAGAACTCTATAGGCGAAGGAGAAGAATTCATCAACGAAGTTGCAACCATAGGACTAATCCACCATGCAAATATTGTGCGTCTCCTAGGTTTTTGCTCTGAAGGAACAAGGCGTGCCCTAATTTATGAATACATGCCTAATgagtcactggaaaaatatatattCTCAAATGATTCTAGTATTTCCCAGGATCTACTGGTGCCAAAGAAAATGGTAGATATTGCTTTGGGCATTGCCCGGGGAATGGAATACCTACATCAAGGATGCAATAAACGCATCCTCCACTTTGACATCAAGCCTCACAACATCTTGCTAGACTTCAACTTCAATCCAAAGATCTCAGACTTTGGCCTAGCAAAACTGTGTGCAAGGGATCAAAGCATCGTTACCTTGACAGCAGCAAGAGGCACTATGGGATATATGGCACCAGAGTTGTACTCTCGGAATTTTGGTGGGGTATCCTACAAGTCTGATGTTTACAGTTTCGGCATGCTTGTGTTAGAAATGTTAAGTGGAAGGAGGACCTCAGACCCAAGTGTTGATAGCCAAAATGATGTTTACCTCCCAGAGTGGATCTTTGAGAGAGTAATCACTGGGCAGGACTTGGTACTTTCCAGGGAAATGACTGCAGCAGAGAAAGAAAAGGTAAAACAGCTAGCCATGGTGGCCCTATGGTGCATTCAATGGAACCCAAAAAATCGACCCTCAATGACAAAAGTGGTGAACATGTTAACAGGGAGGTTGGAGAATCTGCAGATGCCCCCAAAGCCTTTCGTCTAA
- the LOC542631 gene encoding probable glutathione S-transferase GSTU6, which translates to MAGKELTLLGLWASPFVLRARIALSLKGLTYAYSEENLDDKSELLLSSNPVLKKVPVLIHHGKPVCESQIIVQYVDEAFPAAAPNFLPSDPYDRAIARFWASYVDDKFYSAWIPVFRGRTAEEMAEAARQAVAALETLEQAFRECSKGKAFFGGDSVGLVDVVLGGLVGWLYATEAICGVKALDAGRTPLLAAWAERFCALEGVKGLIPDVDRLLEYTKARRAVFGLPPLRP; encoded by the exons atgGCCGGGAAAGAGCTTACGCTGCTGGGGTTATGGGCGAGCCCGTTCGTGCTCCGGGCGCGCATCGCGCTCAGCCTCAAAGGCCTCACCTACGCTTACTCCGAGGAGAACCTCGACGACAAGAGCGAGCTTCTCCTCAGCTCCAACCCCGTGCTCAAGAAGGTGCCCGTGCTCATCCACCACGGCAAGCCCGTCTGCGAGTCCCAGATCATCGTGCAGTACGTCGACGAGGCTTTCCCCGCCGCCGCACCTAATTTCCTTCCATCCGACCCCTACGACCGCGCCATTGCTCGCTTCTGGGCCTCCTACGTCGACGACAAG TTCTACAGCGCGTGGATACCCGTGTTCAGGGGCAGGACGGCGGAGGAGATGGCGGAGGCGGCGAGGCAGGCCGTCGCGGCGCTGGAGACGCTGGAGCAGGCGTTCAGGGAGTGCTCCAAGGGGAAGGCCTTCTTCGGAGGGGACAGCGTGGGGCTCGTCGACGTCGTGCTCGGCGGCCTTGTTGGGTGGCTGTACGCCACCGAGGCCATCTGCGGGGTGAAGGCCCTCGACGCCGGCAGGACGCCGCTGCTGGCGGCGTGGGCGGAGCGGTTCTGCGCGCTGGAGGGTGTCAAGGGGCTGATCCCGGACGTGGACAGGCTTCTGGAGTATACCAAGGCCAGGCGGGCCGTATTTGGCCTGCCGCCGCTCCGTCCTTAG